One part of the Aestuariirhabdus litorea genome encodes these proteins:
- the panB gene encoding 3-methyl-2-oxobutanoate hydroxymethyltransferase codes for MNITLDTLRKLKAGGDKFACLTAYDAAFAHAVSTAGVEVILVGDSLGMVLQGRDSTLPVTVEDMVYHTRCVARGNQGALIMADLPFGSYSSPEQTLENSAALMRAGAHLVKLEGGSWLCDSVQLLARNGIPACVHLGLTPQSVNVFGGFKVQGRNQDAARAMVEDGQRLDQAGAALLLLECVPSTLAREFTQAVSAPVIGIGAGGDTDGQVLVLHDMLGVTPGRRPRFVKNFMEGQSSIENAIKAYSEAVKSSQFPAEEHQFTS; via the coding sequence TTGAATATAACCCTCGACACTCTTCGTAAGCTCAAGGCCGGTGGCGACAAGTTTGCCTGCCTGACCGCTTACGATGCCGCCTTTGCCCATGCGGTCAGTACCGCCGGAGTGGAGGTTATCCTGGTCGGCGATTCCCTGGGCATGGTACTGCAAGGACGCGACAGCACCCTGCCGGTAACGGTCGAGGATATGGTGTACCACACTCGCTGCGTTGCCCGCGGCAACCAGGGGGCCCTGATCATGGCCGACTTGCCCTTTGGCAGCTACTCCAGCCCCGAGCAGACCCTCGAAAACTCGGCCGCGCTGATGCGCGCCGGGGCCCACCTGGTCAAGCTGGAGGGCGGCAGCTGGCTGTGCGATAGCGTGCAGCTACTGGCCCGTAACGGCATTCCCGCCTGTGTCCATCTGGGGCTCACCCCCCAATCGGTCAATGTGTTCGGCGGATTCAAGGTACAGGGCCGCAATCAGGACGCAGCGCGCGCGATGGTCGAAGATGGCCAGCGACTGGACCAGGCCGGCGCTGCCCTGCTGCTGCTCGAATGCGTCCCCTCGACGTTGGCCAGGGAGTTTACCCAGGCGGTGTCCGCGCCGGTGATCGGCATCGGGGCGGGTGGTGATACCGATGGCCAGGTGCTGGTACTGCACGACATGCTGGGGGTTACCCCCGGTCGCCGCCCGCGCTTCGTTAAAAACTTCATGGAGGGGCAATCCAGCATCGAAAACGCCATCAAGGCCTACAGCGAGGCGGTCAAATCCTCCCAATTCCCCGCCGAGGAGCATCAGTTCACATCATGA
- the panC gene encoding pantoate--beta-alanine ligase, whose translation MNTVYSIADVREYVRTARAAGQRIAFVPTMGNLHKGHLTLVHKAREHADLVIVSIYVNPLQFGASEDLESYPRTLAEDQAQLKDEKVDLLFAPSSNEIYPHGMEHHTNVSVDCLSNMHCGKSRPGHFTGVATIVCKLFNIVQPDVAVFGVKDFQQLAVIRQMVEDLYMPVEIIGADIARDSRGLALSSRNGYLSDAELDIAPSLYRVLCEAREQILQGVSYDLILRDALAKLAQAGLKPDYIDICSQHSLQPASAQDRELVILAAAHLGRARLIDNVTLTLD comes from the coding sequence ATGAATACCGTTTACAGCATTGCCGATGTGCGTGAATACGTGCGGACTGCCCGGGCAGCTGGCCAGCGTATCGCCTTTGTCCCCACCATGGGTAATCTCCACAAGGGACACCTGACTCTGGTGCACAAGGCCCGTGAACACGCCGACCTGGTGATTGTCAGCATCTACGTCAACCCGCTGCAGTTTGGTGCCAGCGAGGATCTCGAATCCTACCCCCGCACCCTGGCCGAAGACCAGGCCCAGCTCAAGGACGAGAAGGTTGACCTGCTGTTTGCACCCTCCAGCAACGAGATCTATCCCCACGGTATGGAACACCACACCAATGTTTCGGTGGACTGCCTCTCCAATATGCACTGCGGCAAGAGCCGTCCGGGCCACTTCACCGGCGTAGCAACCATCGTCTGCAAGCTGTTTAATATTGTACAGCCCGACGTCGCGGTGTTTGGGGTCAAGGATTTCCAGCAGCTGGCGGTGATTCGCCAGATGGTGGAGGATCTCTACATGCCGGTTGAGATCATCGGTGCCGACATCGCCCGTGACAGCCGTGGCCTTGCGCTCAGCTCCCGTAACGGTTACCTGAGTGACGCCGAGCTGGATATCGCCCCCAGCCTCTACCGCGTCCTCTGCGAGGCTCGTGAACAGATATTGCAAGGGGTCAGTTACGACCTGATCCTGCGGGATGCGCTGGCCAAACTGGCCCAGGCCGGGCTTAAGCCCGACTATATTGATATCTGCAGCCAACATAGCCTGCAACCCGCCAGTGCCCAGGACCGGGAGCTGGTGATTCTGGCCGCCGCCCACCTCGGTCGTGCGCGCCTGATCGATAACGTCACCCTGACCCTCGACTGA
- the pgi gene encoding glucose-6-phosphate isomerase, with the protein MKQYAAYPLLAQHKQRLTEQTLCDLFAQQPDRFQRYHRVAADWTLDFSKNRIDDSALAELLRLAEQTGIADKRDALFAGEPVNHTEQRPALHTALRSQDTQPLIVDGEDIRPLIHSTRQQIQRLCEQIHGGQWRGFSGQPIRDVVNIGIGGSFLGPKVVIEGLQPYRHPGIKVHFIANIDPADMQETLNRIDPATTLFIVASKSFGTQETICNARACRAWLQAAGVAEADLAKHFVAVTANVAKAVAFGIDARNVLPMWDWVGGRYSLWSAIGLPIALGVGYQHFCQLLDGARAMDEHFCEAPLTDNLPVLLGMLGIWYQNFWHARSHGLLCYSYYLRSLVDHIQQLDMESNGKSINRLGTVINYRSGAIIWGGEGCNGQHAYHQLLHQGNQFTPVDFILPLLSHHPEHQAQHRILVANALSQSQALMQGKSSGQISDELRAQGLDAAAIEALLPHKMVPGNRPSNTLVTDRLTPHSLGALLALYEHKVFVQAMVWGINPFDQWGVELGKQLSDTLLERLQDPGAPADQDSSSNGLIRLYHRALDV; encoded by the coding sequence CTGAAACAGTACGCCGCCTACCCGCTGCTGGCGCAGCACAAACAGCGCCTCACCGAACAGACCCTCTGCGACCTGTTCGCGCAGCAACCCGACCGCTTCCAGCGCTATCATCGGGTGGCGGCCGACTGGACCCTCGACTTTTCCAAGAACCGGATTGACGATTCCGCCCTGGCCGAGCTGTTGCGGCTCGCCGAGCAGACCGGTATCGCCGACAAGCGCGACGCCCTCTTTGCCGGCGAACCGGTCAACCATACTGAACAGCGCCCTGCCCTGCACACGGCGCTGCGCAGCCAGGACACCCAACCGCTGATTGTGGATGGGGAGGATATTCGCCCCCTGATCCACTCAACCCGGCAGCAGATCCAGCGCTTATGCGAGCAGATCCACGGCGGGCAGTGGCGCGGCTTCAGCGGCCAGCCGATACGGGACGTGGTTAATATCGGCATCGGCGGCTCCTTCCTGGGCCCCAAGGTGGTGATCGAAGGGCTGCAGCCCTACCGCCACCCCGGTATCAAGGTGCACTTTATCGCCAACATTGACCCGGCGGACATGCAGGAAACCCTCAACCGGATCGATCCCGCCACCACGCTCTTTATTGTCGCCTCCAAATCCTTCGGCACCCAGGAGACAATCTGCAACGCCCGCGCCTGCCGCGCCTGGCTGCAGGCCGCCGGGGTGGCAGAGGCCGATCTGGCCAAGCACTTTGTGGCGGTGACCGCCAATGTGGCCAAGGCCGTCGCCTTTGGTATCGATGCCCGCAATGTACTGCCGATGTGGGACTGGGTGGGCGGGCGCTACTCGCTCTGGTCCGCCATTGGCCTGCCGATCGCCCTCGGGGTGGGTTACCAACACTTCTGCCAGCTGCTCGATGGTGCCCGTGCCATGGACGAGCATTTCTGCGAGGCCCCCCTCACCGACAACCTGCCGGTGCTGCTGGGGATGCTCGGTATCTGGTACCAGAACTTCTGGCACGCCCGTAGCCACGGCCTGCTCTGCTACAGCTACTACCTGCGCAGCCTGGTGGATCATATCCAGCAGCTCGACATGGAGAGTAACGGCAAGAGCATCAACCGCCTTGGCACAGTGATCAACTACCGAAGCGGCGCCATTATCTGGGGCGGTGAAGGCTGCAACGGCCAGCACGCCTACCACCAGCTGCTGCACCAGGGCAACCAGTTCACCCCGGTGGACTTTATCCTGCCGCTCCTGAGCCACCACCCGGAACACCAAGCCCAACACCGGATACTGGTGGCCAACGCCCTCAGCCAGAGCCAGGCCCTGATGCAGGGCAAGAGCAGCGGCCAGATCAGCGATGAGTTGCGCGCCCAGGGGCTGGACGCCGCGGCCATCGAAGCACTGCTCCCCCACAAGATGGTGCCCGGCAACCGACCCAGTAACACCCTGGTCACCGACCGCCTCACCCCCCACAGCCTGGGGGCCTTGCTGGCGCTCTACGAGCACAAGGTGTTCGTGCAGGCGATGGTGTGGGGCATCAACCCCTTCGACCAATGGGGAGTTGAACTGGGTAAACAGCTAAGCGACACTCTGCTTGAAAGGTTACAGGACCCCGGGGCGCCGGCGGATCAGGACAGTTCCAGCAACGGTTTGATCAGGCTTTATCATCGCGCTCTCGACGTGTAA
- the acs gene encoding acetate--CoA ligase produces MFEIENHPVKDAIKQRAHINDAQYKEMYQQSIEQPDTFWGNMASEFLEWFTPWEKVSEFDFNKGEATWFKGGKLNVSHNCIDRHLATKANDTAIIWEGDNPDEDLTITYQQLHDKVCRLANVLKARGVKKGDRVCIYMPMIPEAAYAMLACARIGAVHSVVFGGFSPESLKDRILDSDCQAVITADEGLRGGKAVPLKVNTDTALASCPNVHTVVVVKRTGGEIAWNDSRDIWYHEQTDAASNQCPAEPMDAEDPLFILYTSGSTGKPKGVLHTTGGYLLQSAMTHKYIFDYHPGDVYWCTADVGWITGHSYIVYGPLCNAAITLMFEGVPTYPDASRCWQVIDKHQVNVFYTAPTAIRALMAQGDDYVTRTDRSSLKILGTVGEPINPEAWEWYYHVVGETRCPIMDTWWQTETGAVMITPLPGATNLKPGSATRPFFGVQPALVDPEGQILEGATEGNLVITASWPSQIRSVYGDHERCIQTYYSTYPGYYFTGDGARRDEDGYYWITGRVDDVLNVSGHRMGTAEIESALVLHDAVAEAAVVGFPHDIKGQGIYAYITPMHDVEPSPELEKELREFVTKEIGAIAKPDFIQWAVGLPKTRSGKIMRRILRKIASDEIDSLGDTSTLADPSVVDNLIDNRAKR; encoded by the coding sequence ATGTTCGAGATTGAAAACCATCCGGTCAAGGATGCCATCAAGCAACGCGCCCATATCAACGATGCCCAGTACAAGGAGATGTACCAGCAGTCCATCGAGCAGCCCGACACCTTCTGGGGCAATATGGCCAGCGAGTTCCTGGAGTGGTTTACCCCCTGGGAAAAGGTCTCCGAGTTTGATTTCAATAAGGGCGAGGCCACCTGGTTCAAGGGCGGGAAGCTGAACGTCAGCCACAACTGCATCGACCGCCATCTCGCCACCAAGGCCAACGATACCGCCATTATCTGGGAGGGGGACAATCCGGACGAAGACCTCACCATCACCTACCAGCAGCTGCACGACAAGGTGTGCCGCCTGGCCAACGTTCTCAAGGCCCGCGGCGTAAAGAAGGGTGACCGGGTCTGCATCTACATGCCGATGATCCCCGAAGCGGCTTACGCCATGCTGGCCTGTGCCCGCATCGGCGCCGTGCACTCGGTGGTGTTCGGCGGTTTCTCCCCCGAATCCCTCAAGGACCGTATTCTCGACTCCGACTGCCAGGCCGTAATCACCGCTGACGAAGGTCTGCGTGGAGGCAAGGCGGTACCCCTCAAGGTCAACACCGACACCGCGCTGGCCAGCTGCCCCAACGTGCACACCGTCGTGGTCGTCAAACGCACCGGCGGAGAGATCGCCTGGAACGACAGCCGTGACATCTGGTACCACGAGCAGACCGACGCCGCCAGCAACCAGTGTCCTGCCGAACCGATGGACGCTGAAGACCCGCTGTTCATCCTCTACACCTCCGGCTCCACAGGCAAGCCCAAGGGGGTGCTGCACACCACCGGCGGCTACCTGTTGCAGTCGGCCATGACCCACAAGTACATCTTCGATTACCACCCCGGTGACGTCTACTGGTGTACCGCCGACGTCGGCTGGATCACCGGCCACTCCTACATCGTCTACGGCCCGCTGTGCAATGCGGCCATCACCCTGATGTTCGAGGGGGTCCCCACCTACCCCGACGCCTCCCGCTGCTGGCAGGTGATCGACAAACACCAGGTCAATGTCTTCTACACTGCCCCCACCGCCATCCGCGCACTGATGGCCCAGGGCGACGATTACGTGACCCGTACCGACCGCTCTAGCCTCAAGATCCTCGGTACCGTGGGCGAGCCGATCAACCCCGAGGCCTGGGAGTGGTACTACCATGTAGTGGGAGAGACCCGCTGTCCGATCATGGACACCTGGTGGCAGACCGAAACCGGCGCCGTGATGATCACCCCGCTGCCCGGCGCCACCAACCTCAAACCCGGTTCCGCTACCCGCCCCTTCTTTGGTGTGCAGCCCGCGCTGGTTGACCCGGAAGGCCAGATCCTCGAAGGGGCCACCGAGGGTAACCTGGTGATCACCGCCTCCTGGCCGAGCCAGATCCGTAGCGTTTACGGCGACCACGAGCGCTGCATCCAGACCTACTACAGCACCTATCCCGGCTATTACTTCACCGGTGATGGCGCGCGTCGTGACGAGGATGGCTATTACTGGATCACCGGCCGTGTGGACGACGTACTCAACGTGTCCGGTCACCGCATGGGGACCGCCGAGATCGAGAGCGCCCTGGTGCTGCACGATGCCGTGGCCGAGGCCGCCGTGGTGGGCTTCCCCCACGATATCAAGGGGCAGGGGATCTATGCCTACATCACCCCGATGCACGATGTGGAGCCCAGTCCCGAACTGGAGAAGGAGCTGCGCGAGTTCGTCACCAAGGAGATCGGTGCCATCGCCAAGCCGGACTTCATCCAGTGGGCGGTTGGCCTGCCGAAGACCCGCTCCGGCAAGATCATGCGCCGCATCCTGCGCAAGATCGCCAGCGACGAGATCGATTCCCTGGGCGACACCTCAACTCTGGCCGACCCCAGCGTGGTCGACAACCTGATCGACAACCGCGCCAAGCGTTAA
- a CDS encoding sensor domain-containing diguanylate cyclase produces the protein MGWGGSLFFALMLLAAPAGAATLDLTAGVEEPIGRYLHSLAEPGAPLSPQEALAALEGGQFSASQREVLGFGIGAGGHWLGAELQNSTLFPVRKRLSVEAAWLDRVEFYLFYEGRLVASNQTGDRAPFAERGNNHRFFVLDHDFVPGQTTLLIRVETSDPMVLPVYLRDQDAAAEASLFEGYSYGFLYGAVGSLLAYNLMLFVGLRDNRYLYYALYLSAFLAMNLAYTGHAYLWGWPDSPVWQQWANPLLMMGYILSGWLFASRFLDLKQSFPRVYRGMHAFVLLLCMLMLLAVAFDNRTWALWVAFFLVVLFPFSMVWLGALSLRSGNRSAKFFLLGSLSAAGGASVTGLAVLGVIPYNSLTFRAIDIGMLFDVVLLAMALADRFRITQDAKVKAETLARVDPLTGLNNRRAFYELVAPLWSSAQRSRRPLCVLLLDVDGFKAINDLHGHTAGDEVLVQVAHTLRKGLRSSDIASRWGGEEFIALLPDTALEEAARVAERIRCRIETMAVEVGSEAFACTASIGIAVSDVAGGRLEELIGKADEQLYLAKQQGKNRVRYLRVESAAEAVGA, from the coding sequence ATGGGCTGGGGGGGGTCGTTATTTTTTGCGCTTATGCTGCTGGCGGCACCGGCTGGTGCCGCTACCCTTGACCTGACCGCTGGAGTGGAGGAGCCGATCGGCCGCTACCTGCACAGCCTGGCGGAACCCGGTGCTCCGCTCTCCCCCCAGGAGGCGCTGGCGGCACTTGAAGGGGGGCAGTTCAGCGCCTCCCAACGCGAGGTCCTTGGTTTTGGTATCGGGGCGGGGGGGCACTGGCTCGGGGCCGAGCTGCAAAACAGCACCCTTTTCCCGGTTCGCAAGCGGCTGTCGGTCGAGGCTGCCTGGCTGGACCGGGTTGAATTCTACCTGTTTTATGAAGGGCGGCTGGTGGCCAGCAACCAGACAGGCGACCGGGCGCCTTTTGCCGAGCGAGGTAACAACCATCGCTTCTTTGTATTAGATCACGACTTCGTCCCTGGCCAGACCACCCTCTTGATCCGGGTGGAGACCAGCGATCCGATGGTGCTTCCGGTTTACCTACGGGATCAGGATGCGGCGGCTGAAGCCTCCCTCTTCGAGGGTTACAGCTACGGGTTTCTCTACGGTGCGGTGGGCTCCCTGCTGGCCTACAACCTGATGCTCTTTGTCGGGCTGCGAGATAACCGTTACCTCTATTACGCTCTCTACCTGTCCGCCTTTCTGGCGATGAACCTTGCTTACACAGGGCATGCTTACCTGTGGGGGTGGCCTGACTCGCCTGTCTGGCAGCAATGGGCAAACCCGCTGTTGATGATGGGTTATATCCTCAGTGGCTGGTTGTTTGCCAGCCGCTTCCTCGATCTCAAACAGAGCTTCCCCCGTGTCTATCGCGGGATGCATGCCTTCGTCCTCTTGCTCTGTATGTTGATGCTGCTGGCGGTCGCCTTTGATAACCGCACCTGGGCGTTGTGGGTGGCATTTTTCTTAGTGGTATTGTTTCCCTTCTCCATGGTATGGCTGGGGGCACTCTCGCTGCGCTCCGGCAACCGTTCAGCCAAGTTCTTCCTGCTGGGCTCGCTGTCGGCGGCGGGGGGGGCTTCGGTGACGGGGCTGGCGGTGTTGGGAGTCATCCCCTACAACAGCCTTACCTTCCGTGCGATCGATATCGGCATGTTGTTCGATGTGGTGCTGTTGGCGATGGCGCTGGCGGACCGTTTCCGTATTACCCAGGATGCAAAGGTTAAGGCCGAGACCCTGGCCCGGGTCGATCCGTTGACCGGGCTGAATAACCGGCGCGCCTTCTACGAGCTGGTGGCGCCCCTCTGGAGCTCGGCCCAGCGCAGCCGACGGCCACTGTGCGTGTTACTGCTGGATGTGGACGGTTTTAAAGCGATCAACGACCTGCACGGGCATACGGCCGGCGACGAGGTGTTGGTGCAGGTAGCCCACACCCTGCGCAAGGGGCTCAGGTCCAGCGACATAGCTTCGCGCTGGGGGGGAGAGGAGTTCATCGCGTTGTTGCCCGATACCGCGTTGGAGGAGGCGGCGCGAGTAGCCGAACGGATTCGTTGCCGCATCGAGACCATGGCGGTGGAGGTGGGCAGCGAAGCCTTTGCCTGTACGGCCAGCATTGGGATTGCGGTGAGTGATGTTGCCGGCGGTCGGCTTGAGGAGTTAATCGGCAAGGCAGATGAACAGCTCTACCTGGCCAAGCAGCAGGGCAAGAACCGGGTGCGTTACCTTAGGGTGGAGAGTGCGGCGGAGGCGGTCGGGGCCTGA
- a CDS encoding LysR family transcriptional regulator: MTTLNLTSLSSADLNLLPVFQVLLEERNVTRAAGRLNLTQPAISRNLARLRQLFNDPLFTRTPKGLAPTPRAQALALQLQQSLQDLSLLIEPATFIPAEATNNFRLATTDYGAQVLLPSVIKRLRVEAPQVNLEIIPWHESLLQQLDQQDIDLATCTVADVPATIHGRGVGSDRFVCVVREGHHLSAQGLDLERYVGHPHALITMGGSRKGAIDHLLEQKGLKRRIALRVPHFVAALALVAQSDLILTVPYGLAKSCAAQYQLKILPFPLEQDDFTYSIIWHKRHLKDPGHIWLRQLVFEQLSQTLKAINVDFTF, translated from the coding sequence ATGACAACCTTGAATCTAACTAGCCTGTCTTCTGCTGACCTGAATCTACTGCCTGTTTTTCAGGTGCTGTTGGAAGAGCGAAATGTCACCCGTGCTGCCGGCCGTTTGAATTTAACCCAGCCGGCTATCAGCCGTAACTTGGCTCGGTTGCGTCAGCTGTTTAACGACCCCCTGTTTACACGCACGCCTAAGGGCTTGGCTCCGACCCCACGAGCGCAAGCTCTAGCGCTTCAGCTGCAGCAGTCATTGCAAGATCTCAGCCTGTTGATTGAACCGGCGACCTTTATTCCCGCAGAGGCGACTAATAACTTCAGGCTAGCGACGACAGATTATGGCGCTCAAGTCTTATTGCCGTCGGTAATAAAGCGCCTGAGAGTCGAAGCACCGCAGGTGAATCTGGAGATCATTCCGTGGCACGAGAGTTTGTTGCAGCAGCTGGATCAACAGGATATCGACCTGGCCACCTGCACTGTCGCCGATGTCCCTGCTACGATTCATGGTCGCGGGGTCGGCAGTGACCGGTTTGTCTGTGTCGTGCGTGAAGGGCACCATCTCAGTGCACAAGGGCTGGATCTGGAACGTTATGTCGGTCACCCGCATGCATTGATTACGATGGGAGGCTCGCGTAAGGGAGCGATTGACCACCTACTCGAGCAAAAAGGGCTAAAACGCCGTATCGCATTAAGAGTGCCTCATTTCGTTGCAGCACTGGCACTGGTTGCTCAAAGTGATCTCATATTGACGGTACCTTACGGATTAGCAAAAAGTTGTGCGGCGCAGTATCAGCTCAAAATCCTACCCTTCCCTCTGGAACAGGATGACTTTACCTATTCCATCATCTGGCATAAACGGCATTTGAAAGACCCTGGACATATTTGGTTGCGCCAGTTGGTCTTTGAGCAGTTAAGCCAAACCCTCAAAGCCATAAATGTCGATTTTACGTTTTGA
- a CDS encoding NADP-dependent oxidoreductase produces the protein MYIEKNLQIHLKSRPVGLPAAENFSLVSTPIAMLKDGEVLVKNLWMSVDPYMRGRMIDRDSYIAPFAIDKVLEGGAIGEVVESNNPAFVVGAKVSSMNGWRQYFTTTGEDLQVLPETGIAEQAFLGVLGMPGLTAFTGLTKIAELKPSDRVFVSAASGAVGAIVCQIAKLKGCYVAGSVGSDAKSRYLMEELGVDAVVNYKTTDDLQQDIATACPEGIDVYFENVGGAHLEAVLNLMNANGRIAVCGMIDQYNATTPQPGPANLSQIVRKKLKMQGFIVFDHWDGYPAFVEQMVQWIQQGKVSWRETVFNGIEQAPEAFIGLFEGKNTGKMLVKL, from the coding sequence ATGTACATCGAAAAGAACCTACAGATTCACCTTAAAAGCCGTCCCGTAGGCCTACCTGCCGCAGAAAATTTCAGTCTCGTTTCGACGCCCATTGCCATGTTGAAAGACGGCGAGGTTCTGGTTAAAAACCTATGGATGTCGGTCGACCCTTATATGCGTGGCCGCATGATTGATCGCGACAGCTACATCGCGCCTTTTGCCATCGATAAAGTTCTTGAGGGTGGCGCTATTGGTGAAGTGGTTGAATCCAACAACCCGGCATTCGTCGTCGGAGCCAAAGTCTCTAGCATGAATGGCTGGCGCCAGTATTTCACCACAACCGGTGAAGACCTGCAGGTGCTGCCAGAAACCGGGATTGCTGAACAAGCGTTTTTAGGGGTGTTGGGTATGCCGGGGCTGACGGCCTTTACCGGGCTGACGAAAATTGCAGAGCTTAAACCCAGCGATCGTGTATTTGTCTCGGCGGCATCGGGTGCAGTAGGGGCCATTGTTTGCCAAATCGCCAAATTGAAAGGCTGTTATGTGGCTGGCAGTGTTGGCTCTGATGCCAAATCCCGCTACCTGATGGAGGAACTAGGAGTCGATGCCGTGGTTAATTACAAAACCACCGACGACCTGCAGCAGGATATTGCTACCGCGTGCCCCGAAGGCATCGATGTCTATTTTGAAAATGTGGGTGGCGCGCATCTGGAAGCCGTCCTCAATCTGATGAACGCCAATGGCCGAATAGCCGTCTGCGGTATGATCGACCAATACAACGCGACAACACCTCAACCGGGGCCAGCAAACCTGTCACAGATTGTCAGAAAAAAGCTGAAGATGCAGGGCTTTATTGTGTTTGACCATTGGGATGGCTACCCCGCGTTTGTCGAGCAAATGGTGCAGTGGATTCAGCAAGGGAAAGTCAGCTGGAGGGAGACCGTTTTTAACGGCATAGAGCAGGCTCCAGAAGCGTTTATTGGCCTGTTTGAAGGTAAAAATACCGGCAAGATGCTGGTCAAGTTATAA
- a CDS encoding type 1 glutamine amidotransferase domain-containing protein: MNILFVLTSHDSLGNTGEKTGFWIEEFAAPYYTLADAGSHITLASPAGGQPPIDPKSELEDFQTDATRRFDTDSELQKKLAKTLRLTEVNADDYDAIFYPGGHGPMWDLTTDADSIRLIEAFARQNKPISAVCHAPSVLLNAKNAQGESLLNGKQITGFTNTEEAAVGLTEVVPFLLEDELKNRGGLYSQGPDWTPYCVQDGVLITGQNPASSTAVAEAVLTRLKD; the protein is encoded by the coding sequence ATGAACATCCTATTCGTTTTGACCTCGCACGACTCGCTCGGTAATACCGGCGAAAAAACCGGCTTCTGGATTGAAGAGTTTGCTGCTCCGTATTACACACTTGCTGATGCAGGAAGTCATATCACCTTGGCGTCACCGGCGGGCGGACAGCCTCCGATTGATCCCAAAAGTGAGCTTGAGGATTTTCAGACCGACGCCACGCGTCGCTTTGATACGGATAGCGAGCTTCAGAAAAAACTGGCTAAAACGCTACGGCTAACAGAGGTCAATGCGGATGATTATGACGCCATCTTCTATCCGGGAGGGCATGGCCCCATGTGGGATTTAACCACTGATGCCGATTCGATTCGATTGATCGAAGCTTTCGCCCGGCAGAACAAGCCGATTTCCGCCGTCTGTCACGCTCCTAGCGTGCTGCTGAATGCTAAAAACGCACAGGGAGAGTCACTGCTTAATGGCAAGCAAATTACCGGTTTTACTAATACAGAAGAAGCCGCTGTTGGACTGACCGAGGTGGTGCCTTTCTTGCTTGAAGATGAACTGAAGAACCGGGGCGGATTATACAGTCAGGGCCCTGACTGGACGCCCTACTGTGTCCAGGATGGTGTGTTGATCACCGGCCAAAACCCCGCTTCGTCGACTGCCGTGGCAGAGGCAGTGTTGACCCGTCTTAAAGACTAA
- a CDS encoding carbon-nitrogen hydrolase family protein has product MVKVAITQKPPVLLDLHASLARAVETIEEAAGNGARLIVFPEAYLPGYPTWIWRLRPGGDIGLGNEIHARLRANSVDLQAGDLDPIAQAAAKHQIVVVMGGHELESEFSGSTLFNSLFVFDADGSLVNRHRKLMPTNPERMVWGMGDASGLKVVETAVGRLGCLICWESYMPLARFALYSQNIDIYIAPTWDNGDTWVASMNHIAREGGCWVLSTATAISGNDIPADFPGKAQLFDGDEWINTGGAVVVKPFGGIAAGPMHKQKAVLYADIDLEASKNARKSLDVTGHYGRPDVFQLSVDRGNVAPVSFKGEQ; this is encoded by the coding sequence ATGGTTAAGGTCGCTATTACCCAAAAGCCTCCGGTGCTGCTGGATCTTCACGCTTCACTGGCGCGGGCAGTGGAAACCATCGAAGAGGCGGCCGGCAACGGCGCCAGGCTGATTGTCTTCCCCGAGGCCTATCTGCCCGGTTATCCCACCTGGATATGGCGTCTGAGGCCGGGCGGAGATATTGGGCTGGGTAATGAGATACATGCCAGGCTACGCGCCAACTCTGTCGATCTTCAGGCGGGAGACCTGGACCCTATTGCCCAGGCGGCGGCCAAGCACCAGATCGTCGTCGTGATGGGCGGCCATGAACTGGAATCCGAATTCAGCGGTTCAACCCTGTTCAACTCCCTGTTTGTGTTCGATGCCGATGGCAGCCTGGTCAATCGCCACCGTAAATTGATGCCCACCAACCCGGAACGGATGGTGTGGGGCATGGGAGATGCGTCCGGGCTGAAAGTTGTGGAAACCGCGGTAGGGCGGTTGGGCTGCCTGATCTGCTGGGAAAGCTACATGCCGCTGGCTCGATTTGCGCTCTACAGTCAAAACATCGATATCTATATCGCTCCAACCTGGGACAATGGCGATACCTGGGTCGCCTCAATGAATCACATCGCCAGAGAAGGTGGCTGTTGGGTGCTCAGTACCGCGACCGCCATTTCCGGAAATGATATCCCCGCTGACTTCCCGGGCAAGGCCCAGCTGTTTGATGGCGACGAGTGGATTAATACAGGCGGCGCAGTGGTGGTGAAGCCTTTTGGTGGTATCGCCGCAGGGCCGATGCACAAACAGAAGGCCGTTCTGTACGCCGATATCGACCTCGAGGCCTCTAAAAACGCCAGAAAATCTCTCGATGTAACGGGTCATTATGGCCGGCCCGATGTTTTTCAACTAAGTGTCGACAGAGGAAACGTTGCCCCCGTCTCCTTCAAGGGAGAGCAATAG